The following nucleotide sequence is from Pasteurella multocida.
AGCCTTAATTGAACGTTTTAGTGGACAGTTACAATTAGAAAGAGAGTAAATTTTGAGAATATTATCCATTATCCGTATTGTTGGCATTCTTGTGATGTGTTTTTCCCTCACCATGTTAGCACCTGCTTTTGTGGCATTACTCTATGGTGATGGAGGCGGTAAAGCGTTTATGCAGACTTTTGTAATGAGTGCTATTGTTGGTATGTTATTGTGGTGGCCTTGTCATCACCATAAAGAAGAATTACGTTCTCGAGATGGCTTTTTAATTGTGGTGGCATTTTGGTTAGTACTCGGCAGCATCGGGGCCATTCCATTCATGTTGTTTGAGAAACCGCACCTGTCTTTTTCCTCGGCAATTTTTGAGTCATTTTCTGGCTTAACTACCACGGGTGCTACTGTCATCGAAGGTTTAGACCAACTTCCAAAAGCGATTTTATTTTATCGACAGTTACTCCAATGGCTAGGCGGGATGGGGATCATTGTATTAGCGGTAGCGATTATTCCTTTATTAGGTATAGGTGGTACACAGTTATATCGTGCAGAGTCCTCCGGTCCTTTAAAAGAACAAAAATTACGCCCACGTATTGCTGAAGTAGCAAAACTTCTGTGGATTTTATATTTCTCTCTCACGGTTCTTTGTGCAATAGCGTATTGGTTTGCTGGCATGAATGCATTTGATGCCATTGGACACAGTTTTTCTACGGTAGCGAACGGTGGATTTTCAACCCATGATGCAAGTATGGGGTATTTCAATAATGCGACTATTTATTTGATTACAACCTTCTTTATGCTGATTGCGGGGGTTAATTTTAATTTGCATATTTCCGCGCTGACGTATCTCGGTAAACAAAATCTCTGGAAAAATTATTGGAAAGATCCTGAATTTCGTTTTTTCGTAGCGATACAAGTACTGTTTATTTTATTATTTTCTCTCTCTTTATATTTTTATGACGTCCTCACAAATTTAAGTGATGCTTTTATTCAGGGTTCATTACAATTGACATCAATGTCAATGACCGCAGGTTATAGTATTTTTGATATGAATAACTTACCTGCATTTTCTGCTATGTTATTAGTCATTGCTAGTGTCATCGGCGGATGTGGTGGTTCAACAACAGGTGGCTTAAAAACTATCCGTGTTTTAATTTTATGGCTACAAGTTAAAAGAGAATTACGTAGTCTTGTCCACCCAAATTTAGTTCAACCAATAAAACTAGGACAAAATATTTTACCTATTCGGATGTTAGAAAGTATTTGGGCTTTTCTTATGATTTTTATTTTGGTGTATTGGGTCTGTGTTTTTGCCGTGATTCTTTGTGGTATGGATGTGTTTGATGCTATGGGATCTGTTTTTGCAACATTAACCAATGCGGGTCCTGGGCTTGGTGTGATCCACCAAGATTTTCTTAATGTCCCTGAAAGCGCCAAGATTGTTTTTGCATT
It contains:
- a CDS encoding TrkH family potassium uptake protein, whose amino-acid sequence is MRILSIIRIVGILVMCFSLTMLAPAFVALLYGDGGGKAFMQTFVMSAIVGMLLWWPCHHHKEELRSRDGFLIVVAFWLVLGSIGAIPFMLFEKPHLSFSSAIFESFSGLTTTGATVIEGLDQLPKAILFYRQLLQWLGGMGIIVLAVAIIPLLGIGGTQLYRAESSGPLKEQKLRPRIAEVAKLLWILYFSLTVLCAIAYWFAGMNAFDAIGHSFSTVANGGFSTHDASMGYFNNATIYLITTFFMLIAGVNFNLHISALTYLGKQNLWKNYWKDPEFRFFVAIQVLFILLFSLSLYFYDVLTNLSDAFIQGSLQLTSMSMTAGYSIFDMNNLPAFSAMLLVIASVIGGCGGSTTGGLKTIRVLILWLQVKRELRSLVHPNLVQPIKLGQNILPIRMLESIWAFLMIFILVYWVCVFAVILCGMDVFDAMGSVFATLTNAGPGLGVIHQDFLNVPESAKIVFAFAMICGRLEIFSLLVLFTPTFWKE